The Populus nigra chromosome 19, ddPopNigr1.1, whole genome shotgun sequence genome includes a window with the following:
- the LOC133679237 gene encoding vesicle-associated membrane protein 714-like has translation MAIIYAVVARGTVVLSEFSAVTGNSGAVARRILEKLPSEADSRLCFSQDRYMFHILRSDGLTYLCMANDTFGRRIPFSYLEDIQMRFMKNYGRVAHHAPAYAVNDEFSRVLHQQMEFFSSNPSADTLSRVRGEVGEIRTIMVENIEKILERGDRIELLVDRTATMQDGAFHFKKQSKRLRRALWMKNAKLLALLTCVIVLLLYIIIAACCGGITLPSCRS, from the exons ATGGCGATTATTTATGCGGTTGTGGCGCGGGGGACGGTGGTGCTGTCAGAGTTCAGCGCTGTGACCGGAAACTCAGGGGCGGTGGCGAGACGGATCCTGGAGAAGCTTCCTTCGGAAGCTGATTCAAGACTTTGCTTCTCGCAAGATCGTTACATGTTCCACATACTTAGATCCGACGGCCTCACTTATCTCTGTATGGCCAACGACACCTTCGGCA GGAGAATTCCATTTTCCTACTTGGAGGACATTCAGATGAGGTTCATGAAAAATTATGGACGAGTTGCCCACCATGCACCTGCTTATGCAGTGAATGATGAGTTTTCTAGGGTTTTGCATCAGCAAATGGAGTTTTTCTCCAGCAACCCTAGTGCTGATACTCTCAGTCGTGTAAGAGGTGAAGTTGGCGAG ATCCGTACTATCATGGtagaaaacattgaaaaaatactcGAAAGAGGTGACCGAATTGAGCTTCTCGTTGACAGAACTGCTACAATGCAAGATGGTGCATTTCATTTCAAGAAACAGTCCAAGCGCCTACGAAGAGCTCTTTGGATGAAAAATGCCAAGCTCTT GGCCCTGCTGACATGTGTGATTGTCTTGTTGCTGTACATAATAATTGCTGCTTGTTGTGGCGGCATCACTCTACCTTCATGCAGATCTTGA